The Lycium barbarum isolate Lr01 chromosome 11, ASM1917538v2, whole genome shotgun sequence genome contains the following window.
CAATCACATTGTTGGAAATTAATCTTTTGATTTGAGGATAAATCTTTTAATATGGTGatattttctcttttttgttCTTTACAGATTATATTAACAAATTAGCATTAGAAATCAAATGTGATTTATAGatataaaaatttaaatatattACTTAGGAGTAGTTAATAATCATAAAATATGATTGAATTTTGAACAgtaaaacaaattttaaaaagTTTAAATTAATGTAATTATCACTAACTTTAATATTTGAAATAATGTTAAAATATTAATAAAACTGGTTTAATCAATATTCACACGCAATAAATAAGGTTTCTACTCGCAATTTCAACTTTTCTTTTTcaattcactactaaaaaaacagggaTTTTTGaccaaaaatttcgaccacacgaggtCGAAAAAACCTTTATTTCGACCAATTTTTCGACCACACGCGTAGGTCGATAACAGCttggtcgattttttttttcgacCACGTGTGCTCGaaattttcgaccacacgtggtcgaaatCACATTCTACCTAAATTAAGGGAAAAAttgttttcgaccacatgtggtcgaaaaaattatttttatattaaattatatttaactttttcgactacgtgtggttgaaaacattatttatatttaaatataaaaagaaaataaaaattcaatttcgaccacatgtggtcgaaatctgGCAAGAATCTTGCTAAATCttgaccacatgtggtcgaaattgaatttttctaggtacaatttcgacctcatgtggtcgaaattgtgaaatatCTGTGGTCGAAAATCTGGAATATTTTTTCCAGCATTTGCCTGCTTTTGGCGGCAGCCCACCTGCCAATTTCCAAATAGTTAAATTCATCAACCAAAACAGCcatccaattcatcaacaatgcaacacaacaaccataaacaatgttcaaacacttgaacacttaaacattgtccattcaaacacttataaacaatcaaattcaacctcaaagtacttaaaattaaaactacattcaaacacttaaacatcataaactacattcaaacacttaaacatcataaacatcattcaaacacttaaacattatAAACTTAAAAGTACTTCTAATTCGAactaaaactacattcaaaccctTAAAGATAATATACATATCCATTTAAACATATCCATCATAAACTATTAATTTAGGCTTGCATACCCAACATCCGAGCCTCCGAGGAATTAAGTGTTCTTGTTAGCTAAGCAACTTGATGCTTCATAGCTTCATACTCCTTAGGATCAACTGCGCCATCATCAGCAACATCTATGCTTTCAAGGGCTGACGGGTATAAAGGTGGCATCCAGACTAATTTAATTTTGATCAAGAATGAAAATAATATAGCAGAGTTTTATCATTGATCAAGAATGAAAATAATCTATTAACAGGAAAAAAGAAAGGATGTGATAAGTGACTACAAGATGAATATGGAACTTCTTTTCCAGATACTTATTATAAATTATCCAAAGAAGAAGGATTTCTGTTTACCTTTTTTGCAACAGTTGTTGTGTCTTTCTTCCCCTTGAAAAGTTTGTCCAGCAATAAGTGAAAAAAATGCCCGAATGGTCCAAGATAGGCAAAGCCAAAAAGCTGCATGTAACTATGTTAGCAGCCAATAACAATTCCAGAAAGCAACTTATATATGCTAAGCAAAGGAATATATTCGAAGCATACATGATTCTGATACTAAGTGCCATTTTAGAAGTCTTGTCATAACACTACAACTGTAGTAAGCCTTTGCAGCTCATAATCAAATCATTTCAACAAAAATTTATTTGCAGAGGTTATAAGATTCTTATTTTTCaatattcaacatcaatatacTTAAATCAAACTCTCCAAAACCGGCAAAGGGTTCATCAGACCATCAACATTAAGCGCGGCAAAAGAAGTCATCAAGCTTTTACGATCAAATTATGCCGAAATATACTAGAAGTTTTCTCTTGAGTGAATTAATTTCAGAACAGTCTACAGAAAATTTGAGCAAATTATGAGATGAACATTGAAGACAATCCTATCAGTATATATTGACTGAGTGTCTTTTGTAGGGAATCATATGGGTGTAAGCTTTCGACATTTTTTATACGTCTTGTAGACAGAGTTTCTCCCACAATGAAGTTAAGAAAATTGAACACATGTGACAAAACTTTCAGATTtccacaacacacaaaaaaaaaaaaaaaggaaagggggGAAAAAGAAGCGCACGGGCATGTTTAAAAGGAAGCTATGAAAACAGTACCACTTTCAGAAGAAGGCGTCTAATTTGAAGTCTCTTAATGCCAGTAATCTTCTGAGACACTATATCACTGACCGCTGACAAAAATGCAGCTGTTATCGCCTGCAATTATAAATAGCAAAATTTAGAAACTACAAAATTAAAACCGTTGTACCAATCAAGCTAAAAGCTTTAAACACAACACACCCGCATCAACTTGGATCAACTACTTCTCAGTCCCCAACTAGTTAAAGTCAACTAATGAAACTTGCTATATTCGTTTTGTTCAATTCAGGTCCATTAACCCCAACCCCCACCCGCCCCCAACATAGTCGGTGATGTGATGAACCTCTTATTCATTATGCCTAACGCCAATATAAAGCATCCGAATTCATCATAGTTAAACAATCTATGTTTTATAAAGGTGGCATCCAGACCAATTTAATTTCAATATTtcattcaatttcaattcaaaaccctaaaaaaataaCATGATATAAACCCTAGAACAACTACTGGGATTTTAAAAAAGGTTATCAAATCTACTAAATATAGAAGGTAATGCAACTAACAACATGGTATTGAAATACATGCTTGAGAACTAGTTCAATTTGGGGCTTGTGTTCATaagattgaaaaagaaaaaaaaaatacctgaGCTTGTCAAAAACGGCGGTGGCGTCTGGTTGGGATTTTCGACTGCTGGTCGGAAACGGCGGTGGCGTGCGGCATTGAGCGTATAAGGAGGTGGGGTGGTGGGCTGCGTAGAGAGGAGAGGGAGGAGGAAttaaggagagagaaagagaaggagaaaaataaaaagaaagtgaCCCGATGGGGTTTGAATTTTCGACCACATGCGGTCGAAAATAATTAAGTCATATTTGACCAAATTTGACTTAATTATTTCGACCACTTGTAGTcgaaattagtttttttttttttaaataattgttttatatttatataatttaattatgtataaaatatttttttccatttattatttgtacaaaaattaatttcgaccacacgtggtcgaaattCACTTTTCCAGTTAAAAAATCAACCCAGTGTGGTCAAAATCCTATAAAAAgtttaataaaaattaaattctgcAAATTTCGACCACCTGTGGTCGATTTTTTTCCGACCAAAATTGTGGTCGAAATTTTTTGGTCGAAAATGccccctttttttagtagtgatttaAGTTCATGTTCAAACGTAATTGTAATAACAATTTTCGAACACTTTAATTTCACCTTTAACTTTAAATATTTTTACCTCAACTAAATATTATTTGAATGCCTACTAAATGTTGAATTTGAACCCTAGCAAATATTATACATAAAGCTGTGTTAAAAACACGTTCAATGTTTTCAAATTCAGTAAGtactctttaaaaaaaatatgtcttCTTAAGTTTAGAATATGTTAAAGATTATATAATCGTTCATGGGATGCAATGGAGTTACAAATAATAATAGGTTATATCAGTTATTGATTATGCAAAACATCGCCTATAAGCCCATAGAAAAAGCTTGATTTTGCATGTCTAATTTCTAATCTTTTCTTTCCACATTTTGAGAAAAATGTTAGGGAAAAATTACAGAATGGTGTAGCAAAGAAGTATTATGATGGTGCCCGTTTAAGGTGTGCAACTTTCTGTGGCACATCTCAGTCCTCCTCATTATTTAGAAAAACTGAGTCATCGATTCAGGTACAAGATACTGTCATTACCGCCCGGGCAATTAGACATCCAACCCCTTATTGCAACGACACGATTGCTAGAGCAGAGCTAGATATGGGGGTGAATTTTTTCTTTGTTGTCAGGAAATTGTTATTCAAGATTCAATAGATGATATACACCCCTGTTAATACACAATTTTCCTCCATTCCTCTCTTCACTGGCTGAAAACCACTTCACTTTACAGTAGAGAGATGTAAACCTATTATGAAGGTCATCCAAGTGAAATGGATTAACACATAGGGAGTTTAGTAAAAGGAAACTCTGGTTTGGCAGGAGGAGGAGGCTGCTTGAGAAACCAAAATGGGGACCTCTTAACTATACATGGCTGAATCTAATGCAATATATTCAGGATTGAAGTGGTGCTACGACAATGGGTTTCAAGGGGATTCATGTTGAATCAGGCTCACAAGTCTTGATTAATGCCATTAACAGTTTTATCATAAGCCCTCCCGGCAGAATGCAGGACTAAATGACCAGATTTCATAGCTAAAGCAAGCAAGCTGGCAATTACAAGTTCATATACTGCTTTAGGGAGATCAAATGTGTTGCTAATTTTCTTGCTAACTTGAGCCTACAGAGGAAGTTACCTACATTCTTCATGGAAGCTAACACCTTACCAAGAAAAGTGAGATCTTCTCTGAAGAATGATAAAGACCAATTAATTAATTTCAGAATCACAATTAATAAGAAGTTTTTTGTTGTATAAATTATGGTTTTGAGTACACATATTTCATAGGAAGATAGAACATCTTCAAACCTTTTTTTTCTTATTTGGGCACCTTTTGATTGTGCCTAACATTCGTAATTAGGAGTCTCTCAGGTGCTCCACCCCTTTTGTAACTATGTGCTTATTTTGCAATATATAGATTGAGGTCATGCCTAACCTCTCACCATAAAGGTGatattaatttttcaaaaaacaTATCTAATCTAAAATAATATGAGAAAACATAAGCTACTATCATTCTAAAGCACTTCTTCTTTCTCATTTGAAATGCAGTAAAAATATAAACAGATATTGGAAACTTGACCAAACAGACTACAAACAATGAAACATATTGGAAGCAATTTCAAGAAAATTTAGAAGCACTAATGGATGGGACACTGAAGCAATCTGGATAATATATTTCTGTTCTGAAAAATGGAGATGATTGAGAGTCTTTTTAACTTATCCTACACATAAATCTGTATTATTATTATGGCACTTTTTACATGGAAAAACATGTATACAAACAAGAGGAATTTCAATAATAAATCTTGATGGAACACATAAGGAGGTATAGATTTTCATGTGTATAGTTCtgtataagatttttttttttccctcgtAAGAGCATTTACAATTTGAGAATTTGGATCCGAGTAATGGCTTTTGACTTGACTACAAAGCAAGCAACAGCACAATTCTGACATCTTGGCTATGGCTAGTATGAAACTGGCATAGCAGAAGCTACAAGAAGAGAGCTGCTGCTATAATTAGCAACACAACAGAACACGCCATTGCCTGCATAAGAGTGTAAATCCTGAACGCTGTTAGAACTGTTTAACACTGATAAACACAGTATCAAGatagacaaaaaaaaattaagtgtcaCAGAAAACCAGAAATGTACAGAAATGCAATCTCATGAATTTCCTTTTTCCTCTTTTGATTGATCCATTATTTTGATGTTAAAAGTTAGCAAGGGGGGTGGGAATCAACTTACAGCAATAGCAGATGCAGCAAGCCCGGCACGTTCTCTAGGATCCTTACGGTAGTAGTTTCCGAAATAAAGTATTGTGGCATAATACCACATCAACGGGCATAGAAATCCCAGTAGAAATCTAGTGgtaaataattttaaacaatCAGATTCTCCagaagaggagagagagagattaACTGAGACATATAATAGCACTTACGAAAACCATCCGACTCCACAACCAAAGCAAGGAAGAGGTTTATCATAGAACCCTGTTTGAAGGTCCTCTACATCTCTAATCAACGTATACTTTCCCTTCTCACGATCTTCTGCATCACCTCCTTGCCCTATAATCACAGGTATCCAACTCAGAATTTCTGTTTGCCTCtctttttttatctttttgtGTGACAAGTGTGGACAGATGATTGGTAAATAGATAAAAGGTTGTATCAAATTGAATTTTTACAATAATACATGTTTTCATAGATACAATAGAACCAgggaattaaagataaagttagcAGAGATTCTACCCCATCCCACAGcccaaacaaaaggaaaagaaaacctATGAACAATACTTATTTGTGGGGAGGAGATAGACCAGAAGACGTAATAAACCTGTATCAGAATAGTTTTCTTATGGAGCATGTATAAGAATATTTCATCCTCACACTATGAAGGCCTCGAAGAAGTAACTGAATGAGGGTAAAACTTAAGAAAAGATTAAGATATGTTCTAATGTATTTCAAGATATCCTTAAGGAGTTCTGCGTTTATTTGCTGACGGGTGTGAGAAATAATCATCAATAGCTTTTTGTTGTTCTAATTTCAGAAGCTAGAATAGATAAGACAAAGACAGGGAACCTCCATAAATAAAAGTTTGTAAAGAAAATGATCCTAACAGCATTCTACTTATTTTTCTGATCCATATGGGTCAGGCATTATAGAAAATGAGCATTTCAATCTGTGAGCTAAATGCAAATGCTGCTTCTTCGATGCAGGCCAAATACAAGTTATTGTCATGGGAAAAGGGTTTATGTTCTAAGATAAAAAGCATAATGGAAGCACATATGTCCACCAAGAGCTGTCCAGATTGTAATCGGCATATAAGAAGCCAAAATAGTCTTGCTATCCCAAAAAAGTTAGTTTTGCATCATAACAAAGTTGACTCTATCAGTTGGAAGAGACACCCCAAAGGACCTTTTCAGTCAAAAGTTGCTATGCTATGCTGGAATCTAACGCCAATGGGGTTATATGGCCTTGGAAAAAGATTTGGTTCAATAGTGCTCCTCTGAGGGTCTCTTGCCCCACTCAAATAAACCTTCAAAAGAGGGGATTTCAGCTTTGCAGTAGGTGTCCATTGTGTGATCAAGAGCGATTTGAAGTAATTGGCCACCTCTTTTTGCATTGGAGGGTCACAAATCAATCATGAAGCATGTCTTTGGCAATATTTGGTGTGTTGGACCATGCCTAGCTCCATTACACAGCTGCTGCAGTGCTGGAACAGGGGGCTTATGCAAGAATTCCCAAAACATTTGGAACACTATACCTCAGGCCACAGTAGTTGAGTGGTCGGCTTGAAAGAATAGCAGAATTTTCTAAGGCAATAGGAGAAATATTCACCactttatattttttttgctTGCTTTTTGGTGCAAACACTTCTTTACTTCTATTATTTCTTTTTCCTGACTGCTTTGGGTtttctttgagccgagggtctatcggaaacaccctctctaccttccaaggtgggggtaaggtttgcgtacgcTCTAccccccagaccccacttgtgggattacactgggtatgttgttgttgttgttgttgttttttggtGCAAACTGGTCATTGTACAAGATGTACATGCATTACTAAACATAGTAGAGAATTTTCACTCTTTCTTGGGAAAGGTTATGCTGTCCCCAGGCTGCTGGTGGCTTAGGATTTCTTGACATATCAACTTGGAATAGGGCTGCTATCTGTAAACCTCTATGGAGCTTATGTCTGAAGAAGGACAAACTATGGATTCAATTGGCCCATAGTTATTACATAAAAGAGGGGCCTGTTTGGGATGCAAAACCTACTGATGCATCATGGATGATCAAGAAGATACTAGGTTCTAAACAGACCTTTGAGCTAGCTGGATATGAGGAACAAGACATTCTTCAAATGGACAAGTTTAGCACAAAGAATGTATACCAGAGACTCCGTGGTGACATGCCAAAGGTGGAATGGAGAAGATTGACCTGTAATAACCAAGGATCACCAAGATGGAAGATCATTCTATACTTGGCCATTCAGGGAAGATTACAGACCAATGATAGGATTGCAAAATGGGCAACTGTTAATGATCTTTCCTGCCCTCTATGGTGTTCTGTTGATAAGTCTTTGAACCACTTCTTTTTCACATGTCCTTATTCATCAATTGTGTGGGAAAAGATGCTAGCTTGGCAAGGTATTATCAGAAGACCTGCTGCAGAGTGGAGTGATGAAGTTATATGGGCTATTGGACAGGCAAAAAGCAGATCAGTGAAAGCTATTCTGTATCGGATAGTTCTTGCTTGCCGTATATACTTTGTGTGGCAGGGGGGAACTTTAGATTATACCAGCAGAAAAGAAGAGAGCAAGCGATTTTTCTAAGACAAATCACACAGGAAGTCCACTGTAGAGGATCCTTACTTCCAAGGTTGCATAGTCCATTGGCTGAGCTTAGTTACTATCATAGTTTACTGATAATAGCCATTGATGTATAGAGGTTTGTTCGTTGCTGCTGCAGTTAAGGGACATGTCCTTCTCTACATTTCTTTTTGAGCTGTAACCGATTACTTTTGGTAATAAAATctttatttacaaaaaaaaaaaaaaaaaaaaaaaaagacaaaaaaagagAATTTTCACTCTCTGTAATTACGTCTGATCAACTGGCTTAGTGCAAGCTGTTATAAAATTTCTTATTActtatcaggaaaaaaaaaaaaaaaaaaagagtaagaaAAAGGCTACCTTTAAATGCTGAATAATATCGGGCTGTTGGCCTCAAAAGGTCAAGATGTTTCTCAGAGGCTGATTTCACGAGTTCAACGCTATTTCTGCCCTCTCCAGCTTCAAGACTAGCACCTGTTAGACCCAGATGTCCAATTAATTATGTCTACCAAATTTCCCTATCTAAGATTTAATACTTATAAGAATATTAAATGCTCAACTTGCAAATGAAGGGTAAATACAATTTTTTTCCTAAAAATGTACATATCCTAGAACTTTTCCAAATGCAAAACTGCAAACAACTGTACAAAATCAGTCATCCATAAACATTTCATCGtgcaataattttttttctttttaattaactTGAACTCAGCATTCAGATATCTACGAGAAATCTAATGGAATAAGATATACTAGAATTTATCAAGGGCTACATGAAGAATGTGTCACCAACGAACAAATATATACAATAGTCATTTTAATCAGGGAAAACTGTCAGAAATCTGAAAAATGAGATAGCGAGTTAGGGTAGGTAGACTAAGCGCTTACTCTTGTCCATGTGTAGTTCTTTCAAGCTGATGGTTTCTACCTTTAGTATTTTGAGTTATCCCCTCTACTTGACCTTCAGATAACCTGCTTTGCACGATCAAACAAAGGACTTCAACTTTACTAATTTACCATGCAATAAGAGTTAGCTCATTGAATAATGCTGGCAAAATAAGAAAAGGAACGAGCCACTAATTTTTGGGGTAGTTTATTCGCTGGTTAGgaagtaagttattcatgtattaaaaccaACATAActagtaccatgtttggtagcatttttgttgctatgtataaaattcaacacaccaAGTACGGTGTTTTGGTTACTAGTTTACAAtcccgcataactaatacatgtataagctATGCGGAAGTCTATGTTTTATTTATGCAGGGTAGAAGAGGGAATAACTAAACCTTCGATAACTAATCCCTGCATAACTCTAACTAGCAACCAAACAAATTCATTAAGGAAGAATAGGTTATACTCCACCACTGTTGAGAGTTTATCATGTCAATAACACTGAAAGGTCCATTTTTCGTCTATCAACCAATTCCTCATAGTTAAAACATGCAATTAAACAACAACATGATGACAACCCTCTATTGATACACATCATTTTAGAAAGATGAGTAATTTCTGAACCAATAAATTCCAGGCATAGTTACAGCAATGAAGAAATCACAGGCCTTGACCCGTAGTTTAATTCAGCACTTTCTAAAGCTTGAAGACATCTATAAATTATTTCAAGCAAGTTTAGCCACAATTGGCTGATAATTCATGAGAGCGAAAAATCATTTAAACGGTTCTTGATCTTCCAAAGAAGTCAAATTTAGCAGACTTGGGTAACCTTAAAAGTTTCTTGATTAATTTTCAAGAATATATCTATATTTTCATAAACCAGATGAACAAAGCTAAAAAATTAACAAACATCAATTACCTGGAGTATATAGAGGATAAGCCCACCAGAAAGAATTATACTTTACtctcaaaaatgaaaaaaaaaaaaaaaaaaaagacccaacAGAATTAATTATAAAGAAGAATTAGCCCAACAGAAAATAAATTCTCTTTACTCATAAAAAGAGATcacaaaaggaagaaaaagaaaatgatcCAAGATAATTACCACTATAAAATTCAACCAGGTCTGAGAACTATGAACAAATTTTCCGAATTCTTGATTTTTGGGGCTTCAAACTACCGAATAAAGTTGTTGATTAGTTCCCACTTAAGCCCACAGaaataaagaagaaaagaaaacaagATATATATAACCTGATATGGACGTATGATCTGCTATCatgtataaaaggaaaaaggctaaaatcaaaacataaatagGACTTGGAAACTTACAGCTGAATTAGGAAACTTGAGTCTGCCAAGCTTGAATTTTGAGTCAGAAGAAAAGTGAGCGGTAGAGCAGGACAAGGAAAataaaaacggaaaagggccgaATATACCCCGTACTATTGAAAAATGGCCAAATATACACCCGTACTATTAAAAAAAGCCCCAAATATATCCTCCGTTATACTTTGAATTCAAATATATTCCTATCGTTATATTTTAGATTTAAATATAATCCTTCTCCGTTAAAATTATCCAAAGTAAACACCACATGACACTAATAAGTGAGTGAGGCGGACGCCACCTGACATACCACCTCACCACCCAACCCATTTACCTCCCTCTTCCCCGTCTTCACCCACCACTACCACCACCTCCACCTTCACTCCCTCTGCTCATCTTCTCCTCAATACAGAGAGGGGTTCAAGAGCAACCAAGGGAAAAAACGAAAAGAGAAACAAGCAATAGAGCATCGAGAGTGAAGACCTCCTTTACAAAGCCACTTTATCAAttaacaatattagtatcatcTGAATAGTAGTACAAAAGAAACTATTGATGCAATATCTGATTAATTAATCAACTACGCTTCAATGCTACATTAGTTGATAAAACAATTAAATGTTAAAAGTCATTTTGTTTTTTGATCTACTGCAACTAATTGCAACTTCATTTCAAAGTAAAAATTGCTCGGTTAGTGAGTGAAGGTGGAGGTGGTGGGGTGGTGGTGTTGATGGTGGCAGTGATGGGTGAAGAAGGGGAAGAGGGAGGTAAATGGGTCGTGTGGCGAGGTGGCATGTCACGTGGCGTCGATCTATTGAGTTGTCAGTGTCACATAAGATATAGTGTCTATTTTGGATAATTTTAACGGAGAAGAGATATATTTAGATCCAAAATATAATGATAGGGATATGTTTAAACTCAAAATATAATGAAGGGTAAATTTAGCCCTTTTTCAACAGTACtcggtatatttggcccttttccgaaataAAAAAAGTGGGAGTGTGCTTGGCTTTTTATAGTAAGAGCAATGAATTACTTCCTTTGTGTCTATTAATGTGTGACTCAGTTAAAaattatttgattgtgatttatttatatattttttaaatattttaaattgttaattattatgatttacaataaatatttttatgtaatttttaaatgtataaatattttaatttttttaaagattGTATGCTTGAATTTactttcaaaataaaaaatgattgTTAGAAATTTAAATTGATATAAAGGAATTATGTGAAATAAATAGGAAGTAGGTGATGGTGAATAATGATGAAGGTTGATTGATGGATAGCATATTCCATGAGCCGACTGGTACGTCTACGCTTTCGTCCCGCATTGAGTTCCCATTAAACTATGACTTGTCGCTATCCTTTTTTTTCCTCATCATTGGGTGTCTTGGTATGTAGGAAAATATTCttcaaacttttttatttttggtcGTCGAAATAATTTGTCTAATAAAAACGTTTTTAAAAGTAAGAATAATTATTTCTCTAATAAAGATAGGAAAAGTAAATTTCATAAGTGGTATTTTAAATTCATTGTCATGTCTCTAACCACCACTTT
Protein-coding sequences here:
- the LOC132617845 gene encoding large ribosomal subunit protein eL20z-like; the protein is MDKSASLEAGEGRNSVELVKSASEKHLDLLRPTARYYSAFKGQGGDAEDREKGKYTLIRDVEDLQTGFYDKPLPCFGCGVGWFSFLLGFLCPLMWYYATILYFGNYYRKDPRERAGLAASAIAAMACSVVLLIIAAALFL